The following coding sequences are from one Geothrix sp. window:
- a CDS encoding biotin carboxylase N-terminal domain-containing protein — protein MSVTKILIANRGEIAIRVIRTCREMRGPLRDPAKRGAGAKRSGTGISPWA, from the coding sequence ATGTCTGTGACCAAGATCCTGATTGCGAACCGCGGCGAAATAGCGATCCGCGTGATCCGTACCTGCCGCGAGATGCGAGGTCCCCTCCGCGATCCCGCAAAGCGGGGAGCGGGAGCGAAGCGATCGGGGACCGGTATCTCGCCATGGGCGTGA
- a CDS encoding biotin carboxylase N-terminal domain-containing protein, which produces MSVTKILIANRGEIAIRLIRTCREMRGPLRDPAKRGAGAKRSGTGISPRA; this is translated from the coding sequence ATGTCTGTGACCAAGATCCTGATTGCGAACCGCGGCGAAATAGCGATCCGCTTGATCCGTACCTGCCGCGAGATGCGAGGTCCCCTCCGCGATCCCGCAAAGCGGGGAGCGGGAGCGAAGCGATCGGGGACCGGTATCTCGCCACGGGCGTGA
- a CDS encoding biotin carboxylase N-terminal domain-containing protein, translating into MPVTKILIANRGEIAIRVIRTCREMRGPLRDPAKRGAGAKRSGTGISPRA; encoded by the coding sequence ATGCCTGTGACCAAGATCCTGATTGCGAACCGCGGCGAAATAGCGATCCGCGTGATCCGTACTTGCCGCGAGATGCGAGGTCCCCTCCGCGATCCCGCAAAGCGGGGAGCGGGAGCGAAGCGATCGGGGACCGGTATCTCGCCACGGGCGTGA
- a CDS encoding acetyl-CoA carboxylase biotin carboxylase subunit — MPVTKILIANRGEIAIRVIRTCREMGIPTVAVYSEADRAALHVRMADEAYFIGPAAARESYLVVEKILDVCRRSGADAVHPGYGFLSENAGAARAFAAAGITFIGPRPESIESMGSKTAARVVALQAGCPVVPGIQETMADEALLAASQKIGFPVMLKAAMGGGGKGMRLVHKADEFTASLARARGEALSSFGDDSVYVEKAIVQPRHIEIQIFGDTHGNRVYLHERECSVQRRHQKVIEEAPSPHVTPEMRKAMGEAALKVAKAVDYVGAGTVEFLADADRNFYFLELNTRLQVEHPVTEWITGLDLVKWQILVARGEKLPMAQEEIPLNGWAMECRVYAEDPDKNFMPSPGRITYLRTPSGRNVRDDSGVYEGAEVPMFYDPMISKLSTWGPTRLEAIERMRAALGEYRIGGIRHNIAFHEALMEHEPFRSGALHTGMLDKPFWKRKEQGPDLKFAVAAALLHELETEQRRAVQPASGGEGRPDAWKHWGRFNRL; from the coding sequence ATGCCTGTGACCAAGATCCTGATTGCGAACCGCGGCGAAATAGCGATCCGCGTGATCCGTACCTGCCGCGAGATGGGCATCCCCACCGTGGCGGTGTACTCGGAGGCAGACCGCGCCGCCCTGCACGTGCGCATGGCGGACGAGGCCTACTTCATCGGGCCCGCCGCCGCCCGGGAGAGCTACCTGGTGGTGGAGAAGATCCTCGACGTCTGCAGGCGCAGCGGTGCCGACGCCGTCCACCCGGGTTACGGCTTCCTTTCCGAGAATGCCGGTGCGGCGCGGGCCTTCGCGGCCGCGGGCATCACCTTCATCGGGCCCCGGCCCGAATCCATCGAGAGCATGGGCTCCAAGACCGCGGCCAGGGTCGTGGCCCTCCAGGCAGGATGTCCCGTGGTGCCGGGCATCCAGGAGACCATGGCCGACGAGGCCCTGCTGGCCGCCTCCCAGAAGATCGGCTTCCCCGTGATGCTCAAGGCCGCCATGGGCGGTGGCGGCAAGGGCATGCGGCTCGTGCACAAGGCCGATGAATTCACCGCCTCCCTGGCCCGAGCCCGCGGCGAAGCGCTCTCCTCCTTCGGCGATGACAGCGTCTACGTGGAGAAGGCCATCGTCCAGCCCCGCCACATCGAGATCCAGATCTTCGGAGACACCCACGGCAACCGCGTCTATCTGCACGAACGGGAATGCTCGGTGCAGCGGCGCCACCAGAAGGTGATCGAGGAGGCGCCGAGTCCGCACGTGACGCCAGAGATGCGCAAGGCCATGGGCGAGGCGGCCCTGAAGGTGGCCAAGGCCGTGGATTACGTCGGCGCGGGCACCGTCGAGTTCCTGGCGGACGCCGACCGCAACTTCTATTTCCTGGAGCTGAACACCCGCTTGCAGGTGGAGCACCCCGTCACGGAGTGGATCACGGGGCTGGATCTTGTGAAGTGGCAGATCCTGGTGGCCCGGGGCGAGAAGCTGCCCATGGCGCAGGAGGAGATCCCCCTCAACGGCTGGGCCATGGAGTGCCGGGTCTATGCGGAGGATCCCGACAAGAACTTCATGCCGAGCCCGGGGCGCATCACCTACCTGCGCACGCCCAGCGGACGCAACGTGCGCGACGACAGCGGCGTCTACGAAGGAGCCGAGGTGCCGATGTTCTACGACCCCATGATCAGCAAGCTGAGCACCTGGGGGCCCACGCGCCTGGAAGCCATCGAGCGCATGCGCGCGGCACTGGGTGAGTACCGCATCGGGGGCATCCGCCACAACATCGCCTTCCACGAGGCGCTCATGGAGCACGAGCCCTTCCGCTCCGGCGCGCTGCACACGGGCATGCTCGACAAGCCATTCTGGAAGCGGAAGGAGCAGGGGCCCGATCTCAAATTCGCGGTGGCCGCAGCCCTGCTGCACGAGCTCGAAACAGAACAGCGCCGTGCCGTGCAACCTGCGTCGGGTGGTGAAGGCAGGCCCGATGCCTGGAAACACTGGGGCCGGTTCAACCGGTTATAG
- a CDS encoding biotin/lipoyl-containing protein: MKRSLILGKDTQDVELTHQDGMTTLVWEGEGHPIDILELEPGCYSILMDGRSVEVRLDQAKSPDPEAHAYRAMLYDGAYEFSLVDPRRTLLSGTGGAGAGGGLLASPMPGKIVKLLVKAGDQVQEGQTLLVMEAMKMQNELKTSTTGTVATVHVQEGATVETGAALITVVAPEV; this comes from the coding sequence ATGAAACGTTCACTAATCCTCGGCAAAGACACGCAGGATGTGGAACTCACCCACCAGGACGGCATGACCACACTGGTCTGGGAAGGGGAGGGCCACCCCATCGACATTCTCGAACTGGAGCCCGGCTGCTATTCGATCCTCATGGATGGCCGTTCCGTGGAGGTCCGCCTGGACCAGGCCAAGTCCCCCGATCCCGAAGCCCACGCCTACCGCGCCATGCTCTACGACGGAGCCTACGAGTTCTCCCTGGTGGATCCCCGCCGCACCCTGCTGTCCGGCACCGGTGGAGCAGGCGCCGGAGGCGGGCTGCTGGCCTCCCCCATGCCCGGCAAGATCGTGAAGCTGCTCGTGAAAGCCGGGGACCAGGTCCAGGAAGGACAAACCCTCCTCGTCATGGAGGCGATGAAGATGCAGAACGAGCTGAAGACCAGCACCACCGGAACCGTCGCGACCGTGCATGTCCAGGAGGGCGCCACCGTGGAAACTGGAGCGGCTCTTATTACCGTGGTGGCGCCCGAAGTCTGA
- a CDS encoding OmpA family protein, giving the protein MRNLFFLVLAGATLVVQAQEGQSWVTGHLGQTRFGNGSILKDQVHLGAGVGHWYTDLFGLDLRVLRTDIQPKNAPGSSKSQEVHLMASGLINLYPGASNWYPYLSAGLGATNVGSPYSGKSDGTTLINYHGGIGIMGKLTDGLMLDLSAKGIRVGPHWDARTEYLATLGLGYTWGGRKAAPVPAPAPAPEPMPEPKPEPVAPPPPPPPPPAPEPPKEVVKPVPPPPPPPPPAKIVLDEAVLHFANGKAELGPDAKAAIQKVADGLKAYPGDYSLVVSGHTSSIGGKALNKSLSKLRADAVANILIESGVVASRVSTVGVGPDKPIADNKTKEGQAKNRRVEIDVKVKDGKTEVRKTETGVVEATLPAPTPRKPIKKAGK; this is encoded by the coding sequence ATGAGGAATCTTTTCTTTCTGGTACTGGCAGGAGCGACTCTGGTGGTCCAGGCACAGGAGGGCCAATCCTGGGTCACTGGCCACCTTGGCCAGACTCGATTCGGGAACGGGTCGATCCTCAAGGACCAGGTGCACCTCGGGGCCGGGGTCGGGCACTGGTACACGGACCTCTTCGGTCTGGATCTCCGCGTGCTGCGCACGGACATCCAGCCCAAGAATGCCCCGGGGTCTTCCAAGAGCCAGGAGGTTCACCTGATGGCCTCTGGGCTCATCAACCTCTATCCAGGTGCCAGCAACTGGTACCCCTATCTGTCCGCGGGGCTGGGAGCGACGAACGTCGGGTCCCCCTACTCCGGGAAAAGTGATGGCACCACCCTGATCAATTACCACGGCGGCATCGGAATCATGGGGAAGTTGACGGATGGTTTGATGCTTGATCTCAGTGCCAAGGGGATCCGGGTCGGTCCGCACTGGGATGCCAGGACTGAATACCTGGCCACGCTGGGCCTGGGCTACACCTGGGGTGGCAGGAAGGCCGCGCCAGTGCCGGCTCCCGCTCCTGCACCCGAACCCATGCCGGAACCCAAGCCTGAGCCCGTGGCGCCGCCCCCACCGCCTCCTCCGCCCCCGGCCCCCGAACCGCCGAAGGAGGTCGTCAAGCCCGTGCCGCCTCCGCCACCCCCGCCTCCACCGGCCAAGATCGTGCTGGACGAGGCCGTGCTGCACTTTGCCAACGGCAAGGCCGAGCTGGGTCCGGATGCCAAGGCCGCCATCCAGAAGGTGGCGGATGGTCTCAAGGCCTACCCGGGCGACTACTCCCTGGTGGTGAGCGGGCACACGTCCTCCATCGGCGGCAAGGCCCTGAACAAGTCCCTCTCCAAGCTGCGGGCCGATGCGGTGGCCAACATCCTGATCGAATCCGGCGTGGTCGCCTCCCGGGTGTCCACCGTGGGCGTTGGTCCCGACAAGCCCATTGCCGACAACAAGACCAAGGAAGGCCAGGCCAAGAACCGGCGCGTGGAGATCGACGTCAAGGTCAAGGATGGCAAGACGGAAGTCCGCAAGACCGAAACCGGCGTGGTGGAGGCGACCTTGCCCGCCCCCACGCCCCGGAAACCCATCAAGAAGGCCGGGAAATAG
- a CDS encoding OmpA family protein yields the protein MKKTLLFLLAGTALTLSAQQGTAWVAGYLGQTSFDSDAKWNGYKFKDQFHYGLGVGHWYTNRWGLDVRALKNDLESKGPSAPKGDEAHLLVSGLYNLRPGAEDWYPYLAAGVGGSTVSSGYSPSGQLTTRFNYHAGVGLMTRPAESFLLDLSAKAVRVELPKSRTEYLATLGLGYTWGGRKAAPVPAPAPAPEPMPEPKPEPVAPPPPPPPPPAPEPPKEVAKPVPPPPPPPPPAKIVLDEAVLHFANGKAELGPDAKAAIQKVADGLKAYPGDYSLVVSGHTSSIGGKALNKSLSKLRADAVANILIESGVVASRVSTVGVGPDKPIADNKTKEGQAKNRRVEIDVKVKDGKTEVRKTETGVVEATPPAATSKKTAKKATK from the coding sequence ATGAAAAAAACCTTGCTGTTCCTGCTCGCCGGGACTGCCTTGACACTTTCCGCCCAGCAGGGGACCGCCTGGGTCGCTGGCTACCTGGGGCAGACTTCTTTCGATTCTGATGCCAAGTGGAATGGGTACAAGTTCAAGGATCAATTTCACTATGGTCTTGGCGTGGGGCACTGGTACACCAATCGTTGGGGCCTGGATGTCCGCGCCTTGAAGAACGACCTCGAGAGCAAAGGGCCCTCCGCCCCCAAAGGGGATGAAGCTCACCTGCTTGTCTCGGGGCTTTACAACCTGCGTCCCGGAGCCGAGGACTGGTATCCCTATCTCGCTGCAGGCGTGGGCGGTTCGACGGTGAGCAGCGGCTACTCGCCCAGCGGGCAGCTCACCACCCGATTCAATTACCACGCCGGGGTGGGTCTCATGACCCGGCCTGCGGAGAGTTTCCTGCTGGATCTGAGTGCCAAAGCCGTCCGGGTGGAACTGCCCAAATCCAGGACGGAGTACCTGGCCACGCTGGGCCTGGGCTACACCTGGGGTGGCAGGAAGGCCGCGCCAGTGCCGGCTCCCGCTCCTGCACCCGAACCCATGCCGGAACCCAAGCCTGAGCCCGTGGCGCCGCCCCCACCGCCTCCTCCGCCCCCGGCCCCCGAACCGCCGAAGGAGGTCGCCAAGCCCGTGCCGCCTCCGCCACCCCCGCCTCCACCGGCCAAGATCGTGCTGGACGAGGCCGTGCTGCACTTCGCCAACGGCAAGGCCGAGCTGGGTCCGGATGCCAAGGCCGCCATCCAGAAGGTGGCGGATGGTCTCAAGGCCTACCCGGGCGACTACTCCCTGGTGGTGAGCGGGCACACGTCCTCCATCGGCGGCAAGGCCCTGAACAAGTCCCTCTCCAAGCTGCGGGCCGATGCGGTGGCCAACATCCTGATTGAATCGGGGGTGGTCGCCTCCCGGGTGTCCACCGTGGGCGTTGGTCCCGACAAGCCCATTGCCGACAACAAGACCAAGGAAGGCCAGGCCAAGAACCGGCGCGTGGAGATCGACGTCAAGGTCAAGGACGGCAAGACGGAAGTCCGCAAGACCGAAACCGGCGTGGTGGAGGCGACCCCTCCCGCTGCGACGTCCAAGAAAACCGCGAAGAAGGCCACCAAGTAG
- the mscL gene encoding large conductance mechanosensitive channel protein MscL, producing the protein MSMKDEFKAFIMKGNVIDLAVAVVVGGAFGKIVTAFVDGMVMPLVTYVLPANIKWEEWVFGKFRIGAVLGATINFLIIALVIFLVLIKLLGRFIKKEEAPAAAPDTKECPACLEQVPLKATRCKHCTSQL; encoded by the coding sequence ATGTCCATGAAAGACGAATTCAAGGCCTTCATCATGAAGGGCAACGTCATCGATCTGGCCGTGGCCGTGGTCGTGGGCGGCGCCTTCGGCAAGATCGTCACTGCCTTCGTGGATGGCATGGTCATGCCTCTGGTGACCTACGTGCTGCCCGCGAACATCAAATGGGAAGAGTGGGTCTTCGGCAAGTTCCGCATCGGTGCCGTCCTGGGTGCAACGATCAACTTCCTGATCATCGCCCTGGTGATCTTCCTGGTGCTGATCAAGCTCCTGGGCCGCTTCATCAAGAAGGAAGAAGCCCCGGCAGCCGCGCCGGACACCAAGGAATGCCCAGCCTGTCTGGAGCAGGTGCCCCTCAAGGCCACCCGC